The DNA segment TATGATTATCCAAATTTAAAAATTTTTGGATCAGTTATTAGTAGGGCAGAAAGAAAATATGTTGAAAATCAATTTTCTTTAGTTGAAGGACTTGAAAAAATCAATTTTGATATAAAAATTGTACCTCCAAATATAGATGAATCTATACATTTTGATCAAAATTCAGCTGAGATTTTGACAAATCAGGAATATAAGCTTATAAATATTATAAATTTACTTCATAAATTAGATGATGATTTAGTTTTAGAAATTTATGCTTTTAGAGATTTTACAGGAACTCAAGAAAGAAATGAAACTTTGGTTCATGAAAGAGCAAAAGCTGTAATGAAATATTTGAAATTAAAAGGAAACGTTACTCAAAAGTTAGTAGATATAGGAAGAAATGAAATTCCTAAAGATATAGATGAAAGTGAATATCCAGAACAGGGTCGAAAAGTAATATTTAAATGGAAAAAGTAGGTTTTCATGTTTAGTTATAAAATAGTATTAGTAGGTGATTTTGGTACTGGTAAAACAAGTCTTATTAGAAGATTTGTAAATAATAGTTTTAGTGAAGATTATAAAAGTAGTATAGGGGTAACTATCTCTAAAAAAATATTAAAAACAGATATAGATAATAAAATATATGAAACAACAATTATGATTTGGGATATAGAGGGAAGAACAGAATTTAAACCTATATTTAGTCATCATCTAAATGGTTCAAAGGCATTTATTATTGTTGCTGATATAACAAGAATTGAAAGTATTAATTCAATAACTGAACATATAGAAGTATGTCAAAAAATAGCTGTAAATTCACCAATATTTATAGCTTTTAACAAAAGTGATATGGAGCACGATGATATAGATATTTATAAGTATAAAAATTTATCTTCAAATATAATTGATATTTTTAAGACTTCTGCAAAAGATAATATCTCAGTTAATGAGATTTTTGAAGTTTTAAACTCTCAAGTAATAAAAAGTAGCTTACAATGATTGATAAAGATTTAGTTTTAC comes from the Aliarcobacter cibarius genome and includes:
- a CDS encoding Rab family GTPase, which produces MFSYKIVLVGDFGTGKTSLIRRFVNNSFSEDYKSSIGVTISKKILKTDIDNKIYETTIMIWDIEGRTEFKPIFSHHLNGSKAFIIVADITRIESINSITEHIEVCQKIAVNSPIFIAFNKSDMEHDDIDIYKYKNLSSNIIDIFKTSAKDNISVNEIFEVLNSQVIKSSLQ